Part of the Rhinoderma darwinii isolate aRhiDar2 chromosome 2, aRhiDar2.hap1, whole genome shotgun sequence genome, caaataactggcatcgctggactccaccggccggtaaatccgcgccttgttcacactcctcaatttaggcctgaggctcgttcgcaagtcagactgctagctctgccccctacatgttaatattgatgttcaggtcttgaccgctgatattgatgttcacaaccattggatagtacatggggaagtgatctacaaccttgatgtctcggtcctcagcggttcatccctgatgAATGCATTTTATTAGTTGGCAttgccgatgtaaaaccacttggtggccaggatggagACAACACTTTCagtggcttttctgatattatATGAGAAGCCTTTGCAGTGCAGTGTGGCTAGAGCTAGGCTGAGACGATATAAGTCCAGGTCTTtcatgacatcatggttgatggcatctttaagaaattcaacatgtctgactacggcctccttgtcctctgagttaACCAGATAGCTTGGGGTCTGGAGGAGCAGGGTCTTCATTAATTTTGGGtagttatgagccagacagctgtagatggatttcaggtcattgatgtttggagagatttccgtccggaaaaatccccaaatgttggctccttttatgtaggagaggcagctctgcagagctaaagtactggctgctacgatctcctggttgtcactatgtaatttcaggagcaAAGTTGGTATAAAGCTCCTGACTTTATCTGcaaaatatccaaatagcggaaggcggcagctctctgtcagatctcttaacaggtttatggccgcaatctggacttctccatcaggatagtccatatgctcccgggatattttaatgaattgtctactgagtacagaaagcttcaggcgtctgataatggaggacagcgccctcagtgccgccatgatgatcttggtgttgctggtttttgatagtctaaactccagctgggcaatgatcttattcttgtagctctccaccaggCTTGTAGCTCCGATGGcggcattccccagtgcctccatggaGATGCTGCACAAGATattatcgtcctcttctatgatcttcagcagatgttgtattgcgcactcttggtatttctgctttataagtcttggatgcttcaaagcctcattgaagaacatagctgctgtcattttggcctttgggtccgcattcttcagggcattgagcagaaactggaggaaatcttttgttattttccttcCAGATACCAAAGATGTGACAAGCGTGTTCATctcaatacgctgcttctctgtatcttccagttccttattctccgccgcaacttgctccctatacttttctaggagctcggcatgaggaagggtctgtaactcgtcatcGACCGGCTCGGTCGGCTGTttctccgatgattcgggtacagtaaagaattccagggcaactttggtggagtcttgaagctcagcatggacatcaggcaaccaggtggaaatgttggccttcatgttgcttatggccttcatgagttgcactttgcagctgccacccttcacaatatattcttggatgctgccgcataaacgtcttatagcatagcacaacgtctccttagatacTTGGTCCGGAGCGTCTTTGACCACTCGgctcagcactggcagcatgtccaaaatgtgtggcatgatgactgtagcacacagagatgtcacttctgtcaaagtgtcgacaatggcagcattgaaatcctcataaacgatgttgtatctcagttccccgaccaccgcttccagatggaggatgctcagccagacgataaacttcttagtcatggcgtaggaatagtattgtcccttcatgtactccaccttcaagtgctcacatagcaccttgatcatatattccttcaggtagtgggccgcgtctcttctgtactggatgactctgatgaagaagcggcacatggcggcgttgtattcAGATGGTAACAGgttactcagaatggctttctgaaacacatccgtataagtgaagagatcttcagccgccttctcctggatgaaataagggacacaggctcctaagacgtcttcttccaccaaattccaggtgtcaaaagcatttctgagctcttgatttgtgtccacacagaatgtctgatgttttctattcatgatcttcatatccacaaatctgctgaggcgagaaatcattgtttggttacttgtttctaaatcatcttccaaaaagaaaatagattctagacttctctgtcctcaattatcagccccctccccaattaaacatttgataactgcatgaagagcgccctccaaaggcagagacaggacagtgcagccagaggagacagcggcactcctctacactgagccctctggtggtgtaagaaattaaaggtttcagaaaatgaaagccacatataaggttatatgtaatattatatagggtattttatttggctaaatcaaagatggaggatcatgggtatagttgcaTGTTTTAATGAAATGTGTCGCATCCGTATTcaagattcctattgtttacactgattctcacaataaatgacccagacgttcacaggtatctcttgcAGGTGCTAACCagaagtgtgaacccagccttacccatgGAGAAagtcaggatgtcataaatgctaaaggtggttgataagtggcaccagtattctatatccgcatgttacatgagggggaaGTTCTTTGAGCAGGAAGGTCACACTATATGTCTCTAAGAGGGGAAGACAAGGGGGTATGAAAGACCCAAGCATGATATGAGGGgagccacttgggaggccacttgaggagggacatactggaaaggagacttcctggagtgtggggagaccatggatggtaactataacgtgtcatgtaattattgatgataaggaaaaagtgtctccGTAAAGTTCAttgtttatggctgtcgctatgtacaaatctccatagaagtctcagaataactaacagtcatttcactctttatacaatatacatttttatacactcaatcttgtatgtCATTTATTGtgcctgaccttagaatctaacccagtaagagggtgaaagagaaacattcttacaggggcagcacatggaactcgctgcaatacttcacaagaaacattctacatgttctcctcttacctctgaatcgtggatctgaagcttctggataaagcaagatttctagaagtcacaggactcaagaaaaagtcaagtgagagcgacgtaccaaaaagcaagaaactattggtctatagcggctcaacggaatgtgactgatctgcagcttttatagagaaggtgaattatgacatcactgatgacctcacacttaccttacattccAACACAcatcaaatgcttttttttttttcacatatctttattgaatttcagtaataaaaacattacaacatttcaatatccagtgattataaatatcataatgcttaacaatttatctgcacaatttacatcagacaacatatatctccccaatcccatcaccctcccaccccaaagatcattaaaTACAATGTAATTATaacctttttatgaaaaaattataattatactTTCCTATAAAACACTAATAAAatccatatccccaatatttcctccactaacaattggggatttaccagccatccaatttcttgcaattattacttttgcttaaccccttagtgaccagcctattttaaaccttaatgaccaagctattttttaagtttttccatcgtcgcattccaagagctacaacttttttatttttgtgtcaacatagctctataaggtcttgttttttgcgggacaagtttttttattttcatagcaccattttggggtacatctaatttattgattaacttttattcactttttctGTAGGGGAATagacataaacctgcaattttgccactcttttttgcgtcctaaatctacaccatttaccgtgtggtacaaataacacaataactttattcaggggtttattacgattgcaacgataccaaatgtgtattgattttatatgttttactacttttatacagcaaaaacaaatttttttcaaaattatttgattttgtgtctCTATCtgaagatccataactttttttttttttcgcccatgcagatgtatgagggcttgttttttttgcgggataacttatagtttttattggtaccattttggagtagatgcgactttttgatcactttttatgacattttttttaggcAGGAATCacagaaaatgttttttattttattttttacggcattcatcgtgtgggttaaatgatgtaataactttatagttggggtcattatggacgcagcgataacaaatatgtgtaactttttaactttattttgttatttttaataataaagcattttgttaggggaaaaagtgggtttctaatattttattttttttcactttttttttaattaactttattaaacttttttttaacttttttactagtcccactaggggactttactatgtgatcatccaattgcttttataatacactgcaatacttttgcaatacaattaaacgaacaggcatctgctaggccaggcctctagcatgacctagcaggctttcactataggcagacctgggggcctttattaggctcccgactgccatagaagacacgacAGCCGGCGATCATATTGCCGAGTGCCGTTgcgatgagagagggagctccctccctctctccaaaaccactgagatgcggcgctcgctattgagcatcgcatctgagtggttaaacgggtgagatcgatactgatatcgatctcacccgttagagcagggatgcccccagccctcagctgcctctagtagctgagagcagggagatttaatggctccctgctctgtatatttattctgatgcagcgccgtgaaaaggcgtatgagtcagaataatgccccttagtggcagccgtgaaaaggtgtattggcggtcactaatgggttaaaagagaacattaacaCCTTCGCGCATCCAGACATGCCATTAAGTCTGGGTGCGGGGGATCATGTTTGGAGTGCGCTCACACGCTGTGAGCGCTCCATATGCTCCGGGACTAACTGCCGGGAgcagcaatcgcgctgttcctagctgtttcttggtcaacttagctctaaaaaaaatgtaataataagtgCGAAAAAATTTCTACGTACTAAAAACTTGTACCAATAaacactacagctcatcctgcaaaaaataatccctcacaccgctcaatcggtgaaaaaataaaaagttatggctcttagaatgtggcgactcaaaacatttttttttaactaaacgtttattatcaataaaagtagtaaaatataaaaaaaaacctatataaatttgatttcaccgtaatagtattgagccacagaataaagataagttgtcgtttgtaccgcacggtgaaagccgtaaaatcgaaacccaaacgaaacccaaaaaacaattaagGATTGGCAGTTTTTACCAACTTCCGCCCAcgatgaattttttttcagtttcccagtacattgtatGGAACTATAAAAGGGTCCAAAGAAGTTACAACTCCTCATGCAAcgattaagccctcacaccactctattgacggaaaaataaaaaagttatggctcttggaatgcgcggAGTGAAAAgcgaaaggaaaaataaaaaaaatggctccatcccaaaggggttaaagggttattcccaactggcGAGGTGTCCGCTGGCCAGAGATTTCAGGCGAGGACTAGCAGACAGGGGGCCCCCAAGAAAATCTAAGTGCAAACTAAAATCAAACAGTATTATTAAAAGGTTATTCCAAACTGGTGAGGCGTCCGCTGGCCACAGATTCCAGATGGGGACTAGCGGACAGGGGGCCAGAGCTGGTCCAGTGATGCCCATTCTTCATATAGGTCCGAGTCCCAGAGCTGAGACCCGCATCTTTTAGACattttttggcatttcctgtggatacgccataaatgtctaagttgggaatatcactttaaccccttaatgaccaagcttgtttggaccttcatgacgaagccagatttgtcaaatctggtatgtctgactttatcaaagaataactctgcaatagttttgcatatcgaagtaattctgacattgtcttTTCGTAACATGTTGCACTTTATTTgaatggtaaaagtagactgatacgatttgcgtaaattaattaaaaaatccaaaaattgatggcattttgtaaaaattaacatttttccctatttggaactgcaatatgtcacatatgtacatacatactgtaagttgtttttttaaattaaatatatatttccatctctttactctattttggcagcacttttgcaaaaacaaaataagccaggttttcagggcttcataggtgtcagaatgatggaaaccctcacaaatgaccccattttgaaaacgaaacctcttaaggggtgtcgtgagtattttgaccccacagttttttttgtaagaattcatgcaaagcaggtggcaaaaaaatgagaatgaagaaacacacccctaaatctatcaccctctttctcctgttttcaaaaatacccccattgtggccctaatttgcttcctggacacacgacagagaccaaaaggaagggagcaaccggaggctttcaggacacatattttgctgaAAATGTTTTGGGCCCTACTGCACATTGAGagtctttgagctgccagaacgatagaaactccccatagataaccccattttgaaaactagaccccttaaggtatttatctaggggtgtagtgagtatttcgaCCCACaatattttgctaaatttaatgcaaagcaggtggaaaaaaataaaattccacttttttcacaaatgtgtcattgtaaagacagatttctttgtaaagcgaaca contains:
- the LOC142741575 gene encoding uncharacterized protein LOC142741575 gives rise to the protein MKIMNRKHQTFCVDTNQELRNAFDTWNLVEEDVLGACVPYFIQEKAAEDLFTYTDVFQKAILSNLLPSEYNAAMCRFFIRVIQYRRDAAHYLKEYMIKVLCEHLKVEYMKGQYYSYAMTKKFIVWLSILHLEAVVGELRYNIVYEDFNAAIVDTLTEVTSLCATVIMPHILDMLPVLSRVVKDAPDQVSKETLCYAIRRLCGSIQEYIVKGGSCKVQLMKAISNMKANISTWLPDVHAELQDSTKVALEFFTVPESSEKQPTEPVDDELQTLPHAELLEKYREQVAAENKELEDTEKQRIEMNTLVTSLVSGRKITKDFLQFLLNALKNADPKAKMTAAMFFNEALKHPRLIKQKYQECAIQHLLKIIEEDDNILCSISMEALGNAAIGATSLVESYKNKIIAQLEFRLSKTSNTKIIMAALRALSSIIRRLKLSVLSRQFIKISREHMDYPDGEVQIAAINLLRDLTESCRLPLFGYFADKVRSFIPTLLLKLHSDNQEIVAASTLALQSCLSYIKGANIWGFFRTEISPNINDLKSIYSCLAHNYPKLMKTLLLQTPSYLVNSEDKEAVVRHVEFLKDAINHDVMKDLDLYRLSLALATLHCKGFSYNIRKATESVVSILATKWFYIGNAN